From Geomonas agri, one genomic window encodes:
- a CDS encoding glycosyltransferase family 9 protein codes for MQAKHLKRLDSLAGPLLARLLPRRKKPATAVAPGSALIIRPGGIGDAVLLIPMLRALQDAYPLYRIDILAERRNSAAFEFSPGLHAVHCYDEPGELRAVLKNRYDLVIDTEQWYRLSALVSRLIRCRRSIGFATNERKRLFTDAVPYDLGEYEAFSFFRLLAPLGIPAPGQIAVPFLDIPAAAQERAGALLARLGEQPFVAIFPGASVQRKEWGGVRFRQVAASVALAGHATVVVGGKEDDDVADAIARATGAINLAGRTSLAETAAVIAAAKVLLTGDSGLLHIAAGLGTRTLSLFGPSDAVKWAPKGEGHRAFASSLPCAPCAKWGTIPPCAHEGSCIDADPAEVARALIQMLREE; via the coding sequence TTGCAGGCCAAACATCTGAAACGTCTAGACTCACTTGCCGGTCCGCTGCTCGCCCGGCTTCTGCCGCGCCGGAAAAAGCCCGCCACGGCCGTGGCTCCCGGTTCGGCCCTTATCATCCGTCCCGGCGGTATCGGCGACGCTGTCCTGCTCATCCCCATGCTGCGTGCTCTCCAGGACGCTTATCCCTTGTACCGCATCGACATCCTCGCTGAGCGTAGAAATTCCGCCGCCTTCGAATTCAGCCCCGGGCTCCATGCTGTCCATTGCTACGACGAACCTGGCGAACTGCGTGCCGTCCTTAAGAACCGCTATGACCTGGTGATCGACACCGAACAGTGGTACCGGCTTTCCGCGTTGGTCTCACGCCTGATACGCTGCCGCCGCTCCATCGGCTTTGCTACCAACGAGCGCAAGCGGCTCTTCACAGATGCCGTCCCCTACGACCTGGGGGAGTATGAAGCCTTTTCCTTCTTCCGGCTGCTGGCCCCCCTGGGGATTCCGGCGCCGGGTCAGATTGCCGTCCCCTTTCTCGACATCCCTGCCGCAGCACAGGAGCGCGCCGGGGCCCTTTTGGCCCGTCTCGGCGAGCAACCATTCGTCGCCATTTTCCCCGGAGCCAGCGTGCAGCGCAAAGAGTGGGGTGGAGTGAGGTTTCGCCAGGTAGCAGCGTCTGTTGCGTTGGCGGGACACGCAACGGTCGTCGTTGGCGGAAAAGAGGATGATGACGTCGCCGACGCCATCGCCCGGGCCACCGGTGCCATTAATTTGGCAGGTCGCACGAGCCTTGCCGAGACAGCCGCGGTGATCGCGGCCGCCAAAGTCCTTCTTACCGGCGATTCCGGGCTATTGCATATCGCAGCAGGACTTGGCACGCGGACCTTGTCACTCTTCGGCCCCAGCGATGCCGTGAAATGGGCTCCTAAAGGGGAGGGCCACCGCGCTTTTGCCTCCTCACTACCCTGTGCCCCCTGCGCCAAGTGGGGCACCATCCCCCCCTGCGCCCACGAGGGGAGCTGTATCGACGCCGATCCCGCAGAAGTGGCTCGGGCGCTAATTCAGATGCTTAGGGAAGAGTGA
- the infC gene encoding translation initiation factor IF-3, which produces MAKPTVNINQTIRAKEVRVVGADSEQLGILPLREALALAESQQLDLVEVSPTAVPPVCRIMDYGKFKYQQAKKQAEAKKKQVQVELKEVKLRPKTDTHDLEFKVKHVRRFLEEGNKAKITVVFRGREITHQELGMAALEKVAAELADIGLVEVRQKMEGRSMFMIVAPKVKK; this is translated from the coding sequence ATAGCTAAACCTACAGTAAACATCAATCAGACCATCAGGGCCAAAGAGGTAAGGGTAGTAGGTGCCGACAGTGAGCAGCTTGGTATTCTTCCGCTTCGCGAGGCTCTGGCGTTGGCTGAGAGTCAGCAATTGGATCTGGTAGAGGTTTCGCCGACAGCCGTTCCCCCTGTCTGCCGTATCATGGATTACGGCAAGTTCAAATATCAGCAGGCTAAGAAGCAGGCTGAAGCGAAGAAGAAACAGGTACAGGTCGAGCTCAAAGAGGTTAAGCTTCGTCCCAAGACCGATACGCACGACCTTGAATTCAAGGTGAAGCACGTACGCCGTTTCCTGGAAGAAGGGAACAAGGCAAAGATAACCGTCGTTTTCCGCGGGCGCGAAATCACGCACCAGGAACTCGGCATGGCCGCATTGGAAAAAGTTGCCGCCGAACTGGCCGACATCGGTTTGGTAGAGGTACGGCAGAAGATGGAAGGGCGCAGCATGTTCATGATCGTCGCCCCCAAAGTGAAAAAATAA
- the hybB gene encoding Ni/Fe-hydrogenase cytochrome b subunit, giving the protein MIGDSTRHPGGNGKILTKSFFVLSVLSLVGIFFTVVRFAKGIGAVSNLSDGYPWGIWVAYDVAIGTGVTCGGYTVALLSYIINRGRYHTLVKSAILTSLFGSFLAASSIVVEIGRPWNAHGLISATSWQPKSAFFELMLCLFGYLIALCLEYLPNLLAFIGCGRPTSLRTIVFNTLLRKGLLSWQPDGEGSRPVASARLATIINRTLICSAVAGIILPTMHQSALGSLMLIASTKLHPLWHSPFLPLLFLINCIYFGYAIVIFVSVLSSFVLERGFYNAQLAAVGRIVPWLTTAWLVIRIGDVMRRDQVPAVFHGDFYSIFFLAECFLMGIGAIPFFGVGTRHSPRRLFLAAVVMLVGGGLYRFNVYLIGFNPGNGWHYFPSFAEVMIAVGIVSLEILAYQLLIKFLPPLPAQQARY; this is encoded by the coding sequence ATGATCGGTGACAGTACACGCCATCCTGGCGGCAACGGAAAAATCTTAACGAAATCCTTTTTCGTCCTGTCTGTCCTATCCCTCGTCGGCATCTTCTTCACGGTGGTCCGCTTTGCCAAGGGGATCGGAGCTGTCTCCAATCTCAGCGATGGCTACCCCTGGGGAATCTGGGTCGCCTACGACGTCGCCATCGGCACCGGCGTCACCTGCGGCGGATACACAGTCGCCCTCTTAAGCTACATAATCAACCGCGGCCGCTACCACACCTTGGTCAAGTCCGCCATACTGACCAGCTTGTTCGGCTCCTTCCTGGCTGCCTCCTCCATCGTCGTCGAAATCGGCCGTCCCTGGAACGCCCACGGACTTATCTCCGCCACCAGTTGGCAGCCCAAGTCCGCCTTTTTCGAACTCATGCTCTGCCTTTTCGGCTACCTTATCGCGCTGTGCCTGGAGTATCTCCCTAACTTGCTCGCGTTCATTGGGTGCGGCAGACCCACGTCCCTGCGCACCATCGTGTTCAATACCCTCCTGCGCAAGGGCCTACTCTCCTGGCAACCTGACGGGGAGGGGAGCAGGCCGGTCGCATCTGCCAGGCTGGCGACCATTATCAACCGCACCCTGATCTGCTCGGCCGTGGCCGGAATCATCCTGCCCACCATGCACCAGTCCGCGCTCGGGTCACTGATGCTGATCGCCTCCACGAAACTGCATCCGCTCTGGCACAGCCCTTTTCTTCCCCTGCTATTCCTGATCAACTGCATCTATTTCGGGTACGCCATCGTCATCTTCGTTTCCGTTCTTTCTTCCTTCGTCCTTGAGCGCGGTTTTTACAACGCCCAACTCGCTGCGGTGGGCAGGATCGTTCCCTGGCTCACCACGGCCTGGCTAGTGATCCGCATCGGCGACGTCATGCGCCGCGACCAGGTCCCCGCCGTCTTTCATGGCGACTTCTACTCCATCTTCTTTCTGGCCGAGTGCTTCCTGATGGGGATCGGGGCCATTCCATTTTTCGGGGTCGGTACCAGGCACTCGCCGCGCCGTTTGTTTCTCGCCGCGGTGGTTATGCTCGTTGGGGGCGGACTGTACCGTTTCAACGTCTATCTGATCGGGTTTAATCCGGGCAACGGCTGGCATTACTTCCCTTCTTTTGCCGAAGTCATGATCGCAGTCGGCATTGTTTCCCTCGAAATCCTCGCCTACCAGTTGCTGATCAAGTTTCTTCCTCCGCTCCCTGCGCAGCAGGCGCGCTATTGA
- the thrS gene encoding threonine--tRNA ligase, producing the protein MNEIKVTLPDGSQRPLPAGSSIFDLAASIGAGLAKAAIAGKIDGNLVDLNAKLADGAKVEIITEKSPEALEIIRHSTSHLMAQAVKALFPQAKVTIGPAIETGFYYDFDVDHPFTPEDLEKIEAKMRELAKADLKIERSELSSAEAIELFKKMGEDYKVELIEDLGADQVSLYTQGDFADLCRGPHLPKTSFCKAFKLTSIAGAYWRGDEKRAMLQRVYGTAFADKKELDAYLERIEEAKKRDHRKLGKELDLFSFNDEVGAGLVIWHPKGAMLRTILEDFERKEHLKRGYDIVLGPQILKTELWQRSGHYENYRENMYFTTVDEQGYGVKPMNCLAHMMIYRSQLRSYRDLPLRYFELGTVHRHERAGVLHGLLRVRGFTQDDAHILCTPDQLDAEIKGVIQFVTEVMGIFGFEFEMELSTRPEKSIGSDEAWEMATSALLNALKDSGRPYEINEGDGAFYGPKIDIKLRDALDRRWQCATIQCDFTLPERFDLTYVDADGEKKRPVMVHRVILGAIERFIGVLIEHFAGNFPTWLAPVQATVLTVTDNQIPYAQAAFDKLRAAGVRVQKDFRNEKLGFKIREAQLQKIPYMLVVGDKEVEAGLLAPRFRDGKNLDAMTPEQFIAFIENEVKTYK; encoded by the coding sequence ATGAACGAGATTAAGGTCACGCTCCCGGACGGTTCCCAAAGGCCCTTGCCTGCAGGCTCCTCCATCTTCGATCTGGCCGCCTCCATCGGAGCGGGTCTCGCCAAGGCTGCCATCGCCGGCAAAATCGACGGCAACCTGGTCGATCTCAACGCCAAGCTCGCCGACGGCGCCAAGGTTGAGATCATTACCGAGAAAAGCCCTGAGGCGCTCGAGATCATCAGGCACTCGACCTCGCATCTCATGGCGCAGGCGGTGAAGGCTTTATTCCCGCAGGCCAAGGTGACCATCGGCCCCGCCATCGAGACCGGTTTCTACTACGATTTCGACGTCGATCATCCTTTCACCCCGGAGGACCTCGAGAAGATCGAGGCCAAGATGCGCGAGCTTGCCAAGGCCGATCTCAAGATCGAGCGTTCCGAGCTCTCCAGCGCCGAGGCGATCGAGCTGTTCAAGAAGATGGGCGAAGACTACAAGGTCGAGCTGATCGAGGACCTCGGTGCCGACCAGGTCTCCCTGTACACTCAGGGCGACTTCGCCGACCTCTGCCGCGGTCCGCACCTCCCCAAGACCTCCTTCTGCAAGGCGTTCAAGCTTACCTCCATCGCCGGCGCCTACTGGCGCGGTGACGAGAAGCGCGCCATGCTGCAGCGCGTCTACGGCACCGCTTTCGCCGACAAGAAAGAGCTGGACGCCTATCTGGAGCGCATCGAAGAAGCCAAGAAGCGCGACCACAGGAAGCTGGGCAAGGAGCTCGATCTCTTCTCCTTCAACGACGAGGTCGGCGCGGGCCTGGTGATCTGGCATCCGAAAGGGGCCATGCTGCGCACCATCCTCGAGGACTTCGAGCGCAAAGAACACTTGAAGCGCGGCTACGATATCGTTCTGGGACCCCAGATCCTGAAGACCGAGCTCTGGCAGCGTTCCGGTCACTACGAGAACTACCGCGAGAACATGTACTTCACCACCGTGGACGAGCAGGGGTACGGCGTCAAGCCGATGAACTGCCTGGCCCACATGATGATCTACCGCTCGCAGCTTCGCTCCTACCGTGACCTGCCGCTGCGCTACTTCGAGCTGGGCACCGTACACCGCCACGAGAGGGCAGGGGTTCTGCACGGCCTGCTGCGCGTGCGCGGCTTCACCCAGGACGACGCGCACATCCTGTGCACCCCGGACCAGCTCGACGCCGAGATCAAGGGCGTCATCCAGTTCGTCACCGAGGTGATGGGGATCTTCGGCTTCGAGTTCGAGATGGAACTTTCCACCCGTCCCGAGAAGTCGATCGGTTCCGACGAGGCGTGGGAGATGGCCACCAGCGCCCTCCTGAACGCACTCAAGGACTCCGGCCGCCCCTACGAAATCAACGAGGGTGACGGCGCCTTCTACGGTCCCAAGATCGACATCAAGCTGCGCGACGCACTTGACAGAAGATGGCAATGTGCTACTATCCAGTGCGATTTTACCCTCCCGGAGCGTTTCGACCTCACCTACGTGGACGCGGACGGTGAGAAAAAGCGCCCCGTCATGGTGCACAGGGTCATCCTGGGCGCCATCGAGCGCTTCATCGGTGTCCTCATCGAGCACTTCGCCGGAAACTTCCCGACTTGGTTGGCACCGGTTCAGGCGACCGTTCTCACGGTTACCGACAACCAGATCCCTTACGCACAGGCTGCGTTCGACAAGCTGCGCGCGGCGGGCGTCAGGGTCCAGAAGGATTTCAGAAACGAAAAGCTGGGCTTCAAGATCCGCGAAGCGCAGCTGCAGAAGATACCGTACATGCTGGTCGTGGGTGACAAGGAGGTCGAAGCCGGCCTGCTCGCCCCGCGCTTCCGCGATGGCAAGAATCTCGATGCGATGACCCCCGAACAGTTCATCGCGTTCATAGAAAACGAAGTCAAAACCTACAAATAG
- a CDS encoding ATP-binding protein, whose protein sequence is MKNRGKLLEQLTGVDSSKLNYYVELKKRNQDVLKQNSRLEILQQLTRDINIDMSIGDIIERAFRKLPEALPCDFLALAKLTDGKLKLIAVAPRDFTDLGYIPKQSILWNAFRDKGATSYNPMLDPLCLAQVTKKHVEPLRSLAAAPLFERSSVTGLLLLGSTIDAAYARAELNFVQHLADQLAISMQNARLYKQVSRAKKEWEATFRAVTDPIFLIDTDYNVLLHNGQLPPGMSDAFNQAISNKCFAKLRGGTEPCQNCPIQEIKETGKPVFQQWNTPEGEFLELSYYPVFNEEKQLAAVTIIMKDVTKKLKMEAQLVQSAKMVALGVMAAGVAHELNSPMTVIIGTAQMLARDLQGEEDSEHAEALSDIINCGLRCKRIIQNLLTFSRQDQAPFSPVDLNAEAERVLDMIQYQINRSQIAIFEHFDRDLPKINANGPQIQQVLTNFLINARDALTEVDGKEKVIEVSTSLRVDGTRRWAILSVSDNGIGIAPENVSKIFTPFYTSKEASKGTGLGLSVSLGIAESHHGDIEVESTLGQGSRFSLVLPVDESNDN, encoded by the coding sequence GTGAAAAACAGGGGCAAACTCCTCGAACAGCTGACCGGCGTCGACTCCTCCAAGCTCAACTACTACGTTGAGCTTAAGAAGAGGAACCAGGACGTGCTGAAACAAAACAGTCGCCTGGAGATACTGCAGCAGCTGACCCGCGACATCAACATCGACATGTCCATCGGTGACATTATCGAGAGGGCCTTCCGAAAGCTTCCCGAGGCATTACCCTGCGACTTCCTGGCGCTGGCCAAGTTGACGGATGGGAAGCTCAAGCTGATCGCCGTCGCCCCGCGCGACTTCACGGACCTCGGCTACATCCCGAAGCAGTCCATCCTCTGGAACGCTTTCCGGGACAAGGGGGCCACCAGCTACAACCCGATGCTGGATCCGCTCTGCCTGGCGCAGGTCACCAAAAAACACGTGGAGCCGTTGCGCTCCCTTGCCGCGGCTCCGTTGTTCGAGCGCTCCTCGGTGACCGGCCTGCTGCTCCTGGGGAGCACCATCGACGCGGCCTACGCCCGTGCCGAACTGAACTTCGTGCAGCACCTGGCCGACCAGCTTGCCATCAGCATGCAAAACGCCCGGCTGTACAAACAGGTCTCCCGCGCCAAGAAAGAATGGGAAGCTACCTTCCGGGCCGTGACCGATCCCATCTTCCTGATCGACACCGACTATAACGTGCTGCTGCACAACGGTCAGCTTCCCCCCGGCATGAGCGACGCCTTTAACCAGGCCATCAGCAACAAGTGCTTCGCAAAGCTAAGGGGCGGCACCGAGCCTTGCCAGAACTGCCCGATCCAGGAGATCAAGGAGACCGGCAAGCCGGTGTTCCAGCAGTGGAATACCCCAGAAGGAGAGTTTCTCGAACTTTCCTACTACCCCGTCTTCAACGAGGAAAAGCAGCTCGCCGCGGTCACCATCATCATGAAGGACGTGACCAAGAAACTTAAGATGGAGGCGCAGCTGGTGCAGTCGGCCAAGATGGTGGCGCTTGGCGTCATGGCTGCCGGCGTGGCGCACGAGCTGAACAGCCCCATGACCGTCATCATCGGTACGGCGCAGATGCTCGCCCGGGACCTGCAGGGTGAGGAGGATTCCGAACACGCCGAGGCCCTCTCCGATATCATCAACTGCGGTCTGCGCTGCAAGCGCATCATCCAGAACCTGCTCACCTTCTCGCGCCAGGACCAGGCCCCATTCTCGCCGGTGGACTTGAACGCCGAGGCGGAGCGGGTTCTCGACATGATTCAGTACCAGATCAACCGTAGCCAGATAGCGATCTTCGAGCACTTCGACCGGGACCTTCCCAAGATCAACGCCAACGGCCCGCAGATCCAGCAGGTGCTGACCAATTTCCTGATCAATGCTCGGGACGCGCTCACCGAGGTGGACGGCAAGGAGAAGGTGATCGAGGTGTCAACGTCGCTGCGGGTGGATGGCACGCGGCGCTGGGCCATCCTGAGCGTCAGCGACAACGGCATCGGTATCGCGCCCGAGAACGTCTCCAAGATCTTTACCCCGTTTTACACCAGCAAGGAAGCAAGCAAGGGGACCGGACTCGGTCTCTCGGTCAGCCTGGGCATCGCCGAATCGCACCACGGTGACATCGAGGTGGAGAGCACCTTGGGGCAGGGGAGTCGTTTCAGTCTCGTACTGCCGGTAGATGAAAGTAACGATAATTAG
- a CDS encoding sigma-54-dependent transcriptional regulator, with product MQILIIDDERDVCTFFRRLLTRKGYQVVTAANEPEALAALEAEHFSVALVDLKLPDTDGITLLEIIKARQPSCEVIIMTGYSTVKTAVTAMQLGAYEYLEKPFDDIDQIEAMIERAAGAGAVLGRGLAAADEWAEVAQGVGFRVGVSPPMKRMVSLAYKVAGKDISVLIQGKTGTGKEVLARFIHAASARAGQPFIPVNCGALPENLLESELFGHEKGAFTGANQTRRGIFELANNGTLLLDEIGDATPQIQVKLLRVLETGEFMRVGGERPIKTDVRVIAATNVDLEQAIKEKTFREDLFYRLNVVRLEIPSLAERHEDIPLLAEHFVQQLNRELRLSPATVRLLQGYSWPGNIRELANVMRRAVVICNGDTILPEHLGGTFLAGPSATVRSSAQPAQRFAEPQSSPTGTDLLEQCRSCDSLDRLGADELTGMLASLRQAQSNLLAVMRKKKIVPPLHALKDSEAETIKEALAQYDGNITEAAKALGIARNTLYRKMKELDLPGR from the coding sequence ATGCAAATCCTGATAATTGACGACGAACGGGACGTATGCACCTTTTTTCGGCGCCTTCTGACGCGCAAAGGGTACCAGGTGGTCACCGCGGCCAACGAGCCCGAGGCCCTGGCGGCGCTGGAGGCGGAGCATTTCAGTGTCGCCCTGGTCGACCTGAAGCTTCCGGACACGGACGGCATCACGCTCCTTGAGATCATCAAGGCCAGGCAGCCTTCCTGCGAAGTGATCATCATGACCGGCTACTCGACGGTCAAGACCGCGGTCACCGCCATGCAACTGGGCGCCTACGAGTACCTCGAAAAACCCTTCGACGACATCGACCAGATCGAAGCGATGATCGAGCGGGCCGCCGGGGCGGGCGCCGTGCTCGGCCGGGGTCTCGCCGCAGCCGACGAGTGGGCCGAGGTCGCCCAGGGGGTAGGCTTCCGCGTCGGGGTATCTCCGCCCATGAAGCGCATGGTGTCGCTGGCCTACAAGGTGGCCGGCAAGGATATCTCCGTCTTGATCCAGGGGAAGACCGGCACCGGCAAGGAAGTGCTGGCGCGTTTCATTCATGCCGCCTCCGCGCGGGCAGGACAACCCTTCATCCCGGTCAACTGCGGCGCACTTCCCGAGAACCTGTTGGAGAGCGAGCTCTTTGGTCACGAGAAGGGCGCCTTCACCGGTGCCAACCAGACCAGGCGCGGCATCTTCGAGTTGGCCAATAACGGTACTCTGCTTCTGGACGAGATTGGCGACGCCACCCCGCAGATCCAGGTGAAGCTGTTGCGGGTACTGGAGACCGGAGAGTTCATGAGGGTAGGGGGGGAACGCCCCATCAAGACCGACGTGAGGGTGATAGCCGCCACCAACGTCGACTTGGAGCAGGCCATCAAGGAGAAGACCTTCCGCGAGGATCTCTTTTACCGCCTCAATGTGGTGCGCCTGGAGATACCGTCCCTTGCCGAACGTCACGAGGACATCCCGCTTCTGGCCGAGCACTTCGTGCAGCAGTTGAACCGTGAACTCAGGCTGTCACCCGCCACCGTGCGCCTGTTGCAGGGGTACTCATGGCCGGGCAACATCCGCGAGCTCGCTAACGTAATGCGGCGCGCGGTGGTTATCTGTAACGGCGACACCATCCTTCCCGAGCACCTGGGGGGGACCTTCCTGGCGGGACCCTCCGCTACGGTTCGTTCGTCCGCCCAGCCGGCGCAGCGTTTTGCCGAGCCCCAGTCGTCCCCGACCGGGACCGACCTCCTCGAGCAGTGCAGAAGCTGTGACAGCCTGGACCGTCTGGGTGCGGACGAGTTGACCGGAATGCTGGCCTCTCTGCGCCAGGCTCAGTCCAACCTGCTTGCGGTGATGCGCAAGAAGAAGATCGTGCCGCCGCTACATGCCCTGAAGGACTCTGAGGCCGAGACCATCAAGGAGGCGCTGGCCCAGTACGACGGCAACATCACCGAAGCCGCCAAGGCCCTCGGCATTGCGCGCAATACGCTCTATAGGAAGATGAAGGAGCTGGATCTTCCCGGCCGGTAG
- a CDS encoding thermonuclease family protein — translation MKKAGCLLVFWSCLLLLVVPAWAQNDPHHDPHIIEGLVVGVSEGDRITVNSYGTEIPVRLYGIAAPQTAKIDKFTGWYRPGQPYADDAFRALSLKVLHQVVRIEIRETLVFKTEPTQVAVAVVYLDGRNINLEMLNDGWAWAYRRLLSRSDHPHYMGIERMARAKHNGLWSQGSPQPPWEFKPHLKIKNKQN, via the coding sequence TTGAAAAAAGCTGGCTGTTTATTGGTGTTCTGGTCGTGCCTGCTCCTTTTGGTAGTGCCGGCCTGGGCCCAGAACGATCCCCATCATGATCCTCATATCATAGAAGGGCTGGTGGTGGGTGTCAGCGAAGGCGATCGCATCACCGTCAATTCCTACGGCACCGAAATACCGGTCCGGCTCTATGGCATCGCCGCTCCCCAGACCGCAAAGATCGACAAGTTTACCGGCTGGTACAGGCCGGGCCAACCCTACGCCGACGATGCCTTCCGGGCTCTCTCCTTGAAGGTACTGCACCAGGTAGTGCGCATAGAGATCCGGGAAACCCTCGTATTCAAGACCGAACCCACCCAGGTCGCCGTTGCCGTGGTCTACCTTGACGGTCGCAACATCAACCTTGAGATGCTCAACGACGGCTGGGCATGGGCCTACCGCAGGCTGCTCAGCAGAAGTGATCATCCGCACTACATGGGCATCGAGCGCATGGCACGCGCCAAACACAACGGCCTCTGGAGCCAAGGCAGCCCTCAGCCCCCCTGGGAGTTCAAACCGCACCTGAAGATAAAAAACAAACAGAACTGA
- a CDS encoding iron-containing alcohol dehydrogenase, whose product MEISKFVAPEIIFGRGSLSQIGESVVRLGVSKVFLVSDNDVISAGWVDTAVDYLRAAGLDTVIFSSLTTNPKDCEVTEGAAKYLASGCDGIVSVGGGSPTDVAKAIATIASNGGRLKDYEGINKISTPLPPMVIVPSTAGAGSEVSQFTIIVDTDRKLKMSIISRSLIPDIAIVDPELLKTKDAKLAAATGVDALTHGIESYVSLAATPLTDIHALKAISLISQNLRRAVSERSDMDANTNMAMASLTAGLAFSNAILGAAHAMTHQVDGLLDQHHGETNASILPHVMRFNLQACPERFRDIAVAMGEDVTGLDVTAAAERSIVAVQRLIEDIGLAKGLSELGLKEEFIPLLSENATKDACLVTNPRYATREQIEQIYRNAM is encoded by the coding sequence ATGGAAATCAGTAAGTTCGTAGCACCCGAAATCATCTTTGGCCGTGGCTCCCTGAGCCAGATCGGGGAGAGCGTCGTCCGTCTTGGCGTTTCCAAGGTCTTCCTGGTCAGCGACAACGACGTCATTTCGGCGGGGTGGGTCGATACCGCGGTGGATTACCTCCGTGCTGCAGGGCTCGACACGGTCATCTTTTCCAGCCTCACCACCAACCCCAAGGACTGCGAAGTCACCGAAGGGGCGGCCAAGTACCTCGCCTCCGGCTGCGACGGCATCGTCTCGGTCGGCGGGGGGAGCCCCACCGACGTGGCCAAGGCTATCGCCACCATCGCCTCCAACGGCGGGCGCCTCAAGGATTACGAGGGGATCAACAAAATCTCCACCCCGCTTCCTCCCATGGTCATCGTCCCCTCGACGGCGGGGGCCGGTTCCGAGGTGAGCCAGTTCACCATCATCGTCGACACTGACCGCAAGCTCAAGATGTCGATCATCTCGCGCTCCCTCATACCTGACATCGCCATAGTCGATCCGGAGCTGCTTAAGACCAAGGACGCCAAGCTGGCAGCCGCCACCGGGGTCGATGCACTTACCCACGGCATCGAGTCCTACGTGTCGCTGGCCGCAACGCCGCTCACCGATATTCACGCCCTGAAGGCGATCTCCCTCATCTCGCAGAACCTAAGACGGGCCGTTAGTGAAAGAAGCGATATGGACGCCAACACCAATATGGCCATGGCAAGCCTTACTGCAGGCTTGGCCTTTTCCAACGCCATCCTCGGCGCCGCCCACGCCATGACCCACCAGGTCGATGGCCTGCTCGACCAGCACCACGGCGAAACCAACGCCTCGATCCTGCCGCACGTGATGCGCTTCAACCTCCAGGCGTGCCCCGAGCGTTTCCGCGACATCGCGGTTGCCATGGGTGAGGATGTCACCGGTCTCGACGTTACCGCTGCCGCCGAGCGTTCCATCGTGGCGGTACAGCGCCTGATCGAGGACATCGGGCTCGCCAAGGGGCTTTCGGAACTCGGACTCAAGGAGGAGTTCATCCCGCTGTTGAGCGAGAATGCCACCAAGGATGCCTGCCTGGTCACCAATCCGCGCTATGCAACCCGCGAGCAGATCGAACAGATCTATCGCAACGCAATGTAG
- the rpmI gene encoding 50S ribosomal protein L35, with the protein MPKMKTHRGAAKRFSKTGTGKIKMAHAFTSHILTSKTRKTKRNLRKSGIVAASDHKNICCLIPYK; encoded by the coding sequence ATGCCTAAAATGAAGACCCATAGGGGCGCCGCCAAGCGTTTCAGCAAGACCGGCACAGGCAAAATCAAGATGGCCCACGCCTTCACCAGCCACATCCTGACCTCCAAGACCAGGAAGACCAAGCGCAACCTCCGCAAAAGCGGCATCGTAGCGGCTTCCGATCACAAGAACATCTGCTGCCTCATCCCCTACAAGTAA